In Sulfitobacter sp. OXR-159, one DNA window encodes the following:
- the lpdA gene encoding dihydrolipoyl dehydrogenase yields MSSYDVIVIGSGPGGYVAAIRCAQLGLKTACVEGRETLGGTCLNVGCIPSKALLHATHMLHEAEHNFEEMGLKAKAPTVDWKQMLTYKDKTIETNTKGIEFLFKKNKIDWLKGWGSIPEAGKVKVGDEVHEAKNIIIASGSEPAGLPGVEVDEKTVVTSTGALELGKIPKKMVVIGAGVIGLELGSVYARLGTEITVVEFLDAITPGMDPEVQKTFQRMLKKQGINFVMGAAVQKTEVAKGKATVSYKLRKDDSEHEIEADTVLVATGRKPVIKGMGLDDLGIKMTERGQIAVNEHWKTSVKGVYAIGDVIEGPMLAHKAEDEGMAAAEVIAGKHGHVNYGVIPGVIYTHPEVASVGETEATLKEAGREYKVGKFSFMGNARAKAVFAGDGFVKLIADKETDRILGCHIIGPGAGDLIHEVCVAMEFGASAQDLAMTCHAHPTYSEAVREAALACGDGPIHM; encoded by the coding sequence ATGTCGAGCTATGATGTCATCGTGATCGGCTCCGGCCCCGGCGGCTATGTCGCCGCCATCCGTTGCGCGCAACTGGGCCTGAAAACCGCCTGTGTCGAGGGCCGCGAGACCCTCGGCGGCACCTGCCTCAACGTGGGTTGCATCCCCTCCAAGGCCCTGCTGCACGCCACGCATATGCTGCATGAGGCCGAGCATAACTTCGAAGAGATGGGTCTGAAGGCCAAAGCGCCGACCGTCGATTGGAAGCAGATGCTGACCTACAAAGACAAGACCATCGAGACCAACACCAAGGGCATCGAATTCCTGTTCAAAAAGAACAAGATCGACTGGCTCAAGGGGTGGGGTTCGATCCCCGAGGCGGGTAAGGTCAAGGTCGGCGATGAGGTCCATGAGGCCAAGAACATCATTATCGCCAGCGGTTCCGAGCCTGCGGGCCTGCCCGGCGTCGAGGTTGACGAGAAAACCGTCGTGACCTCCACCGGCGCGCTGGAACTGGGCAAAATTCCCAAGAAGATGGTCGTGATCGGCGCGGGCGTCATCGGGCTGGAACTGGGCAGCGTCTACGCGCGTCTGGGGACCGAGATCACCGTGGTTGAATTCCTTGATGCGATCACTCCGGGCATGGACCCCGAGGTGCAAAAAACCTTCCAGCGGATGCTGAAAAAGCAGGGCATCAACTTCGTCATGGGCGCCGCCGTGCAAAAGACCGAAGTCGCCAAGGGCAAAGCCACGGTCAGCTACAAGCTGCGCAAAGACGACAGCGAGCATGAGATTGAGGCCGATACCGTTCTCGTCGCCACGGGCCGCAAGCCGGTCATCAAAGGCATGGGGCTGGACGATCTCGGCATCAAGATGACCGAGCGCGGCCAGATCGCCGTGAACGAGCATTGGAAGACCTCCGTCAAAGGCGTCTATGCCATCGGCGACGTGATCGAGGGCCCGATGTTGGCCCACAAAGCCGAGGACGAAGGCATGGCCGCCGCCGAGGTGATCGCGGGCAAACATGGCCACGTGAACTACGGCGTGATCCCCGGCGTGATCTACACCCACCCCGAGGTCGCCAGCGTCGGCGAAACCGAGGCGACGCTCAAGGAAGCGGGCCGCGAGTACAAAGTCGGAAAGTTCTCCTTCATGGGCAACGCGCGGGCCAAGGCAGTCTTTGCCGGTGACGGTTTCGTCAAGCTGATCGCCGACAAGGAAACCGACCGCATCCTCGGCTGCCACATCATCGGCCCCGGCGCGGGCGACCTGATCCACGAGGTCTGCGTGGCGATGGAATTCGGCGCCTCGGCACAGGATCTGGCCATGACCTGCCACGCGCACCCGACCTATTCCGAAGCCGTGCGCGAAGCCGCACTGGCCTGCGGCGACGGGCCGATCCACATGTAA
- a CDS encoding lysophospholipid acyltransferase family protein yields MKLLQWVRSILYIVQVTVAMPVLGLAFAPWAIFSKRGAYRACKTYAAWVMWSARWLIGLRCEVRGTVPDGEVLVAAKHQSFLDILMIFHALPRAKFIMKREVLWTPVIGQYAKRMGMIAVNRGKRGQAITKMMADVNAGRVEPGQLVIYSQGTRVAPGLSAPYKVGTAVLYDQMGQVCVPVATNAGHFWPRRGLYRKPGLAVVEFLEPIEPGLDKRSFMARLEEEVESRSNALLHEAGWRPVVTA; encoded by the coding sequence ATGAAGCTGCTGCAATGGGTCCGGTCGATCCTCTATATCGTGCAGGTGACCGTGGCGATGCCGGTGCTCGGGTTGGCCTTTGCGCCTTGGGCGATATTTTCGAAACGCGGGGCCTATCGGGCCTGCAAGACCTATGCCGCTTGGGTCATGTGGTCGGCCCGCTGGCTGATCGGCCTACGCTGCGAAGTGCGTGGTACGGTGCCGGATGGCGAGGTTTTGGTGGCCGCAAAACACCAATCGTTTCTGGATATCTTGATGATCTTTCACGCTCTGCCGCGTGCAAAATTCATTATGAAACGTGAGGTGCTTTGGACCCCGGTGATTGGCCAATACGCCAAACGGATGGGTATGATTGCCGTCAACCGTGGCAAACGCGGGCAGGCGATCACCAAGATGATGGCCGACGTGAACGCCGGTCGGGTCGAGCCGGGGCAGTTGGTGATCTATTCCCAAGGCACCCGCGTGGCACCGGGCCTCAGCGCGCCCTACAAGGTTGGTACGGCGGTGCTTTACGACCAGATGGGGCAGGTTTGCGTGCCGGTAGCGACTAATGCGGGCCACTTCTGGCCACGCCGGGGGCTGTACCGCAAACCGGGTTTGGCGGTGGTCGAGTTTCTTGAGCCGATTGAGCCGGGGCTGGATAAGCGAAGCTTTATGGCGCGGTTGGAAGAAGAGGTCGAGAGCCGTTCGAACGCCTTGCTGCATGAGGCTGGGTGGCGGCCTGTGGTCACGGCTTAA
- a CDS encoding cell division protein FtsX, with product MGALRAIFKGDRQADRVVPPSGFTAQLTLFAAGAMAFLAVFALALSLASGRLAQVWGQELTQSATVRIVAPLDQRAAQTEAALKVLQTTKGVASARALTDAEQEELLSPWFGPELAMESLPVPRLIEVVEEGEGLDPVGLRLRLSAEVPGAVLDDHSRWRAPLVAAASRLRLLGWISTLLIGAAVAAMVTLAAQAALAANAQVIAVLRLVGATDDYIARAFIRRFTLRALLGAAAGTALGMVAVVLLPDAGEAGGFLTGLGFRGWHWVVPLLVPILVGAVAFAATGAAARRTLRELT from the coding sequence ATGGGCGCGCTGCGCGCGATTTTCAAAGGCGACAGGCAAGCGGATCGCGTGGTGCCGCCCTCGGGGTTCACGGCGCAGCTGACGTTGTTTGCGGCGGGCGCAATGGCCTTTCTCGCGGTATTCGCCCTGGCGCTGTCGCTTGCTTCTGGCCGGTTGGCGCAGGTCTGGGGGCAGGAGTTGACGCAGTCGGCGACGGTGCGCATCGTGGCTCCGCTGGACCAACGCGCGGCCCAGACTGAGGCCGCGTTGAAGGTGTTGCAGACGACCAAGGGCGTCGCCTCGGCCCGTGCGCTGACGGATGCGGAGCAGGAAGAGTTGCTCTCCCCGTGGTTTGGCCCTGAACTGGCGATGGAGAGCCTGCCGGTGCCGCGCTTGATCGAAGTGGTTGAGGAAGGCGAGGGGCTGGACCCGGTGGGCCTGCGCCTGCGTCTCTCTGCCGAGGTGCCGGGCGCGGTGCTGGATGACCACAGCCGCTGGCGCGCGCCGTTGGTTGCGGCGGCAAGCCGGTTGCGCCTGTTGGGCTGGATTTCGACCCTGCTGATCGGGGCTGCGGTGGCGGCCATGGTGACGCTGGCCGCGCAGGCGGCCCTTGCGGCGAATGCGCAGGTGATCGCGGTGCTGCGGCTGGTGGGGGCGACCGATGACTATATCGCCCGAGCCTTCATTCGGCGCTTTACCCTGCGCGCGCTGTTGGGTGCGGCGGCGGGCACGGCGCTTGGTATGGTGGCGGTCGTTCTGTTGCCCGATGCCGGCGAGGCGGGCGGCTTTTTGACCGGCTTGGGCTTTCGCGGCTGGCACTGGGTGGTGCCCCTTCTGGTGCCGATCTTGGTCGGGGCGGTGGCCTTTGCCGCAACCGGGGCAGCCGCGCGGCGTACATTGAGGGAACTGACATGA
- a CDS encoding cell division ATP-binding protein FtsE, with product MIELENVAYSYGGGELLSDITLKLAPGSFHFLTGPSGAGKTTLMKLCYGALLPTAGHLRIFGTDVRGLGRDDIALMRRRVGVVHQDVKFLDHLPLSENIALPLNVSGRQAEAGGTDLEELMSWVGLTNRADALPPELSGGERQRAALARAVIMSPDVILADEPTGNIDWEMSQRLLRLLIELNRMGKTVLIATHDLGLIRATKAHVQARVLRIANRRIQLAGADL from the coding sequence GCTGTCCGACATCACGCTGAAACTCGCCCCCGGATCGTTCCATTTCCTCACCGGCCCCTCGGGCGCGGGCAAGACCACCTTGATGAAGCTCTGCTACGGGGCCTTGCTGCCCACGGCGGGACATCTGCGGATTTTCGGCACCGATGTGCGCGGGCTGGGCCGAGATGACATCGCACTGATGCGCCGCCGGGTTGGCGTGGTGCATCAGGACGTGAAATTCCTCGACCATCTGCCGTTGAGCGAGAATATCGCCCTGCCGCTGAACGTCTCTGGCCGTCAGGCCGAGGCGGGGGGCACCGATCTGGAAGAGCTGATGTCATGGGTCGGGCTCACCAACCGCGCCGACGCCCTGCCGCCTGAGCTGTCGGGCGGGGAGCGGCAGCGGGCCGCCCTTGCCCGCGCGGTGATCATGTCGCCCGATGTGATCTTGGCGGATGAGCCAACGGGCAACATCGATTGGGAGATGTCGCAACGGTTGCTCCGCCTGTTGATCGAGTTGAACCGCATGGGCAAGACCGTGTTGATCGCCACCCATGATCTGGGCCTGATCCGCGCCACCAAAGCGCATGTGCAGGCCCGCGTGCTGCGGATCGCCAACCGGCGCATTCAACTGGCGGGGGCGGATTTGTGA